A stretch of the bacterium genome encodes the following:
- a CDS encoding UPF0280 family protein: MSIKNFYPENIKYEKRTYRETVRTSGLVHFSVSVKETDLLISAERDLSKEAMGAVLKYRNQIEKYIEEFPVFKTTLEPYTPGKLAAKIVQDMSRFCSKVGVGPMASVAGAISEFVGYDLMPLSGEFIIENGGDIFMNSKKTRKIGIYAGKSPLSNKTAIEIQPHPCPLGICTSSGTVGHSFSFGKADAVVVISRSAILADAAATAIGNVIQTKDDILNGIELAEKIEGLSGVVIVKDDKMGCFGEIKLVPWI; the protein is encoded by the coding sequence ATGAGCATAAAAAATTTTTATCCTGAAAATATAAAATATGAAAAACGCACATACCGTGAAACTGTTAGAACAAGCGGTTTAGTCCATTTTTCTGTTTCTGTCAAAGAGACGGACCTTTTGATAAGCGCGGAAAGGGATTTGTCTAAAGAAGCAATGGGCGCGGTATTGAAATATAGAAATCAAATCGAGAAATATATTGAAGAATTCCCTGTTTTCAAAACCACGCTTGAACCGTATACACCGGGTAAATTGGCCGCGAAGATAGTTCAGGATATGTCAAGATTCTGTTCAAAGGTTGGGGTAGGCCCTATGGCAAGCGTTGCCGGGGCCATTTCTGAATTTGTGGGATATGACCTTATGCCGTTGAGCGGGGAATTTATAATCGAAAACGGGGGAGACATTTTTATGAATTCAAAAAAAACCCGTAAAATAGGGATTTACGCCGGCAAATCGCCGTTAAGCAACAAGACCGCGATTGAAATCCAGCCCCACCCGTGTCCTTTGGGAATCTGCACATCCTCAGGTACCGTCGGCCATTCGTTTAGTTTTGGAAAGGCTGACGCGGTAGTTGTAATATCTCGATCCGCCATTTTGGCGGATGCCGCCGCCACTGCGATAGGGAATGTTATCCAGACAAAGGATGATATTTTAAACGGGATAGAACTGGCTGAAAAAATAGAGGGGTTATCAGGCGTGGTAATAGTTAAAGACGATAAAATGGGGTGTTTTGGAGAGATTAAACTTGTCCCGTGGATTTAG